The Stigmatella aurantiaca DW4/3-1 genome contains the following window.
CCACACGAGCCATCGATGATCTCCAGCGGCCCCCCCATGGCGGTGGTGACCACCGGCAACCGCGCTTGCAGCGCCTCGATGAAAGCGATGCCGAAGGGCTCCGGCCCCAGGTTGGGCTGACAGTGGATGTCCGCCGCGCGCAGCAACCGGGGCACATCCGAGCGCTGCCCCAGAAACCGCACCCGCCCCCGGATGCCCAGTTCGGTGGCCTGGGCTTCCAGCTCCGCCAGGTAGCGCGCCTCGTAGGGGCGCTGCGCCCCTCCCGCCACCCAGAGCACCCAGCCCGGCACGTGCCGGAGGCGCCCGAGCGCCTCCAGAAGCAACCGGTGGCCCTTCCAGGCCTCCATGCGGCTGGCCTGGATGATGACCGTTTCGTGCTCGCCCGCCCCCAGCTCCGCACGCGCCTTCGCCCGCTCCTCGCCGCTCCCGGGCGCGGGCGGGGCCACCGGCAGGTAGCGCACCTTCCACGGCCTGTCCGGATAGAGGTTGCGCAGGGTTCCCGCCGTGAAGCGGCTGTTGGAGATGCTCAGGTCCGGCGGGGTCACCCGCGCCCACCGCTCCACCCAGTGCTTCCCCGCAAGCGCATCGTGCTGGAAGAAGACGAGCGGCAGTCCCGAGGCGCGCACCACCGGGCCGAAGAGCGCCTGGGACCAAGGCGAGTGGCACACCCCCGCCACGTACCGCTCGCGCCCCAACCGTTCCGCGAGCGCGCTCCGGGCACGCCACACCGTCCAGGGCCGGCTCACCCGCGCTCCGCCCAGGAGGGTCACGGAGGCGCCCTCCTCCCGAAGCTCCCGGCTCAGCCGACCCTCGAAGCAGAGCGCGAACGCATGGACAGGCCCAGCCGCGCCACGCTGCTCCCGGGCCAGCGTCCGCAGAAACGACTCCACCCCGCCGTACAGGTTCCCACTGTGCACGTGAAGAACGGTCCCCTCGGAGCGCGGGGGCACCGGCGCGACACCCGGCCCGCTCAAGGGTTTCCCCTCGGAGAGACCCGGTTCCGCTGGGCCGCGGAGGAACTCCGCAGGGCCTCGGCGTAGAGGGACAGGCTGTGCTCGGCCATCACGTCGTGCCGGAATTCGGCCTGGGCCCGCGCCCGCGCGGCGCGCCCCAAGCGCTCGGCCAACCCGGGCTCATCCAGCAGCCGCTGGGCCGCCTTCGCCAGGGCCCAGGCGTCTCCCACCGGCACGGTGAGCCCCGTCTGCTCGTGGAGACTCACCCACGGCACCCCCGAATGGGGAATGGCGGTGTTGAGAACGGGCCGGCCACTCGCCATGGCCTCGACCTGCGACAGCCCGTATGCCTCGCTGCGCGCGTTGCTCGGAAACCAGAGCGCCGTGGAGGCCCGGTAGGCCCCGGCCAGTTCCTCCGGGGACAGGTAACCGGCCCACGTCACCCGGTCCTCGATGCCCAGCTCCCGCGCCCGCACCTTGCCCTCCCGCTCCAGCGGCCCCACGCCCACCACCAGCAGCCGGCCCGGCACCTTCGCCAGCGCCTCGAGCGCGGTGAAGATCCCCTTGTAATAGACGAGCCGGCCCACCATCACCCAGAGCGGGGCGTCCGCCTGGCCCCGCCAGCGTGCCTCGGCCTCCAGCGCCGCGGCCGAGGGCGACAGCCAGGGCGCCAGGTCGACGCCCAGCGGCAGCGCGCGCACCTTGCGGCGGAAGCGCCGCAGCAGGGGCGAGCCCCCCACATAGGCCTCGCTGGTGGCCAGCACCCGGCGGGCCCGCGTGTACAGCAGCAGTTCGAACGGGCGGAACAGGGTGCCCGCCACCCGCTGGCGGACGACGTCGCTGTGGTGGGTGACAACCACCGTGGGCAGCCAGGGCAGCGCATCCAGCGCCAGCACCATGGTGGGGTTGGGCGTGTGCACGTGGAGGATGTCCACCCCACGAGACAGCGCCCGCACCAACTCGGGCACCAGCGCCGGCAGGACGTCCATGCGCAGCACCGAGGCCCACCGCCCCAGGCGCGTCACGCGCACCGGCCCGTCCCACTCCTCGCGGGTCGCGCTGCGGCCCCGGAACTCGTGGCTGAAGCCCTCGCCCTCGGCCGAGTGGTTGATGCACAGCACCTCCACCTGGGCGCCCAGCGCCGCCTGGGCTTGCGCGAGCGTCTGGACGTGGGCCTCCATCCCCCCCGAGGCGGGAGGATAGAACTTGCCCAGGTGCAGCACCCGCAGTCCCCCACTGGCACGGCTCACGACGAGGCCACCCGGTCTTTCACCTCCTCGCGCTGACCGTAGTCGCCCGGGTAGAGGTACGATTCCTTGTACCGGCCATCCGTCGACTCCAGATCATTGAGGATGGCGCCGTAGATCTGCGCCTGCACATCCGCCAGCGAGCGCAGCGCGCGCCGGGCCGCATCTTGATGCGTCTTGCCCGCGCGCAGCACCAGCACCACGCCGTCCACCTGCGTGGCCAGCACCGCCGAATCCGACACGGCGTTGAGCGGGGGGCTGTCGAGGAGGATGCGATCGAACTTCCCGCTGACCGTCTTCAGCAGGTCGGCGAACGCCTGGGTGTGCAACAGCTCCGCCGGATTGGGGGGAATGGGGCCACAGGGCAACACGAAGAGGTTGGGCACCTCGGTGCTCTTCACCGCCCGGTCCAGCGAGCCCTCGCCCACCACCAGCGAGCTGATGCCCACATCGTTGGGGACACCGAAGGCCTTGTGCAGCCTCGGCCGCCGCATGTCCGTGTCCATCAGGAGCACCCGGTTGCCACTCTGGGCCATGGCCACGCCCAAGAAGATGCAACTCGTGGACTTGCCCTCCTGCTGCCCGCTGGAGGTGACGACCAGGGTCTTGAAGGGCTTGTCCGGGGACATGAACAGCAGGTTCGTCCGGATCGCCCGGCAGCACTCCGCCACGGAGGACTTGGGCTGGCGGTGGACGTACAAGTCCCGCTCGCCCGGGTTCTCGCCCTTGCCCTCCACGCGCGGCACGAAGCCCAGGAACGCCAGCCCCAGCTTCTGCTCCACATCCACCTGGGACGAGATGCTGCTCTCCAGGAACTCCAGGAGCACCACCACCCCCACGCCCACCAGCAGCCCCAGCGCCATCGCCATCATCACGCTGCGCCGCACGTTGGGCTTGATGGGCATGAACTGCGGCCGGGCCGGATCCAGCACGCGCACGTTGCTGGTGCGCAAGAGCCCCGACAGCTCGATGTCCTTGAGGCGCTTGAGCACCAGCTCGTACAGGCGGCGGTTGTTGTCGGCCTCGCGGCGCAGGCGGTCGAATTCGATCTCCTTCTTGCCCACCTCGAACGCCTCGTCCTTGGTGACGGCCAGCAGGCGCACGAGGTTCTTCTCCTTGGCCTCCGCCTCCGCCAGCTCCGCCTCCGCCTTGCGCACCACGTTGTTGAGGCTGCGCACGAAGTCCTCTTTCACCACCGCCAGCTTGCGCTCGCACTCGAGCATCTTCGGGTGCTCGGGCAGGTACCGCTCGGCCAGCTCCACGCACGCCACGCGCTGCTCGATAAAGCTGCGCTTGAACTCCTGAAGCGCCGTGTCGTCCGCGCCGGGCACCGCCTCCGCCCACGTCATGTCCCCCGCCTGGGAGGACTTGCGCAGGTGCCGGATGGACTCCACGCGCCCCTGGAGCCCCGCGATGCGCGTGCGCACCTCCGTCAGCGCCAGGTTGTAGCTGTTGATGCGGTCGCTGACGATGCTCATCCGGTCCTCCAGCGAGGTGGACAGCACGTCCGACTCCTTCTTGAAGTCATACAGCGCCAGCTCGCTCGCCTTGGAGCTTTGCTCCAGCTCCGCCCGGCGCTCTTCCAGCCACACGGTCGCGCTCTCGGTGGTGCGCAGCTTCAGGGCCTGGTTCTCCGCCATGTAGGCCTGGGCCACCTCGTTGGCGAGCAGCGCGGCCCGCTGGGGCTCCAGATCCTCCACGGAGACCGTCACCACGCGCGAGTCCCGCACCGGCTGCACCCGGATGCGCGACTGGAGCAGCCCGGCCGCGTCCGCGCCCTGCATCGCCTGGCTGCGCTCCTTCTCGTCCTTGAGGTGCGACAGCCCCAGGAAGTTCGCGTCGTGTTGCAGCCCCAGCTTGTCCACCACCCGCAAGGACACCGCGCGCGAGGTGATGATCTCGTTCTGGGTGGTGTAGTACTCCTTGTTGAACCAGTAGTTGCTGCGCTCCTCGCCCATCACCTCCTTCACCTCGCCATCCAGAATGCGCGGGGCGGTGACGTCGATGATGAGCGAGGTGCTGGCGGCATATACCTTGGGCTGGCGCAGCGCCTGCATGGAGGCGCCCCCGGTGATGAGCACGGCGACCCCGAGGACGATCCACTTGCGGCGCCAGAACGCGCGCACGAAGCGCATCACGTTCAATGGCGTCATGCCGGCAGGGGCCGGGCTGTTCGCAAAACCGTCCAAAGAGGTCTCCTAGAGGAGTCTTCACGCGCGAGGCGCTGGCCTGGCATGGCGGCCCTGGCCCGACTTACACCCACAGTCTGGCCCGAGCGTGCCCCGTCTGGGCCAGAGGGTCAATCTTACAAACCGCGCTCCCCCAACGCCTGGATGTCCGCTGGGCATTCCTCTGGGCTCCCCCCCCTGCCCCCAGGCATGTGTGCTAGTGACGCGTACGTGACTGCGCCCCTCTCCGTCATCTTGCCCTACACGCCCGCCACGGCACCCGCGGCGGCCCGTTTCGCCCATGCCCTGGCAGGCGCGCACGAAGTGGTCCTCGCCGGAGATGGGGCGGTCGCGGTGACGCCGGGCCCCCGGCTTCATGTGCTGTCTGGGTGGGTGGGCAAGGGGGCGGCCATCCGGGCGGCGCTGGCCAAGGTGACGGGCGCGGTGACGGTGCTTCAGGATCCGGACGAGGCCTACAGCCTGGCGGCCTACGAGGCGCTTTGCCGCCCCATCCATGAAGACACGGCGGATGGGGTCTTTGGCCGCCGCAGCCTGCCGGGCTTGAGGCCCGAGCTGCTGGCCGACCGGGCGCTGGGAGGCTTCACCCGGTTCGTCACGGACACATCGCTGGAGGATCCGCTCACGGGGGCCCGGGCGTTCCGAACGGAGGCGCTGCGCTCGGTCACCCTGACCAGTGACGACGACGCGGTGGACGCGGAGCTGGTGGTGAAGCTCGCCGCGCAGCTCTACCGGTTGGCCGAGGTGCCGCTGCCCATGAGCGCCGCGCCCCGCCGCCCGCTGGCCTCGCACCTGTCCCGGCTGCGGACGCTGGTGCGCTACGCCACGGTCCGCGACGACGCGGACAACCAGCACGAGGGCTACACCTCGCTGGAGCGCATGGACGGCGCCAACAACTACAACGCCTGGTTGGGCCGCCGGTTTCGCGAGCACCTGGGCCAGCGCGTGCTGGAGATCGGCGCCGGCATCGGCACCATTACCCGCGAGTTGGAAGCGGGGCGGGAGCTGCTCATCGCGCTCGAGGTGGACCGCTTCTATGTGGACCGGCTGAAGAACCTGTTCCGCGGCAAGCCCCACGTGCGGCCGTACCTGTCGGACGTGGCGCTCGCCGATTGGGAGTCGCTCCAGGCCGAGCGGCTCGACACCATCGTCCTGTCCAACGTGCTGGAGCACATCCCCGACGACGCGGCGGCGGTGCGCCGCTTCCGGCAGATCCTCCCCGTGGGGGGCAAGGTGGTCATCCTGGTGCCCGCCCTGCCCCAGCTCTTCGGCTCGATGGACGAGGCAGTGGGCCACTACCGGCGCTACACGCCCCAGGCCTTGCGCGAGGTGCTGGAGGCGGGGGGCTTCACGGTGGACACGCTGGAGTGGATGAACCTGGTGGGCATCCCGGGCTGGTTCGTGAACAGCCGCCTGCTGCGCCGGCGCGCGATGCCCAAGTTCCAGCTCAAGCTGTACGACCGGCTGGCGCCGATGCTCGCGCAGACAGAGCGGCACGTGAAGCTGCCGGTGGGAATGAGCCTGTTCGCCGTGGCCCGCGTCACGGAAGAGGCCGGCTGAGGCCGTGAACCCAGGCCCCTCCCAACCACCTCCCGCCTCTCCCCAGGAGCTCCCGGCGAGCCCCGCGCCGGTCCGGACGTCTCGTGTCGTCTGGGCCGTGCTGGCCGGGCTGTACGTGCTGGCATTTCCCTACCACCCTGGCCTGCGCTCACCCAACGAGCTGTGCCGGCTGTGGCAGACCCGGGCGCTCGTCGAGTACGGCACGCTGGACATCCATCAGGCGCTGCGGGACTACGGCTACGTGGGGGACCTATCGGTGAAGGAGGGGAAGTACTACCCCTCCAAGGCCCCGCTAATGTCCTTCGCGGCGGTGCCGCTCTATGCGGTGCTGAGGGCCGCGGGCGGAGGGTTCCGGTACGCGGTGCCCGAAGTGCCGCTCGTCTTCTTCAGCCGGCTGCTGCTCACGGTCCTCCCCACCCTGGCGATGCTGTGGGGCGTGCGCCGCTTCCTGCGCGCGTACGTGAGCCCCGAAGTCGCAGACGGGGTGACCGTCACGTACGGGCTGGGCTCGCTGGCCTACAGCTACTCCCTGCTCTTCATGAGCCACCAGCCCACGGCCGTGCTGCTCTTCGGGGGCTTCTACGCGCTCTGGCGGTGCGCGCGGGGCGAGTGGCGCGAGCGGGGCTACGCGGTGGCCGGGGCCTTCGCGGGCGCCACGGTGGCGGCCGAGTACACGGGCGCGCTCGGGGTGGCGGGCCTGGTGCTGTACGCGGCGCTCTGCCTGCTGGGGCGGCCCGAACCCCTGCGCGTCCGGTTCGTCCGCCTGGGGCGCGCCGCGGGGCTGGCCACGCTGGGCGCCCTGCCCTTCGTGGCCGCGCTGATGCTCTACCACCAGGCGGCCTTCGGACACCCGCTGGCCAGTGGCTACAAGTACCTCAACGACGCGGCCTACCAGCCGTGGCACCTGGGGGGCTTCCTGGGCATTCGCTACCCGGATCCCCGCGCCTTCCTCCTCTCCTTCTTCTCCCCGCTGCGCGGGCTGTTTACCCTGTCGCCCTTCCTGCTGCTGGCCCTGCCAGGCCTGGTTCTGATGCGGCGCGAGGGGCGCGCCTCCCGGGAGTGGCGAGCGCTCTGCTGGCTCTCGGGGGCGCTGCTTGCCGGGTACACGTACTTCACCTCCTCCTTCGCCTATGACTCGTGGGGGTGGACGACGGGCCCCCGGCACCTGACGGGGTTGGTGCCCTTCCTGCTGCTGCCCGTGGCCCTGGTGCTGGAGCGGCTGCGCGCGGGGCGCCATCCCTGGCTGCTGGGCGGGGCCGCCTCGGCGTGCGCCGTGTCCATCGGCATCACCGGCGTGCTCACGCTCATCAACTACATCCCCGATCAGGTCTCCAGCGCGCTCTTCTCCCTGGCCGTCCCCCTGCTGAAGGCAGGCTATCTGCCGCCCACCGTGTTGAGCTTCTGGGGCGTTTCCCAGCCGGTGGCGGGAGTGCCCCTGCTCCTGGCCTTGCTCGCGATGGCGGGGTGGACCTTCGTGCGGCTGGGCACCCCCGGGTCCACCCAGCCCGCCTGGGCCGTCCTGGGAGGCGGCGCCCTCGTGGCGGTGCTGCTGCTGGCCGTTCAGGTCCCAGGCTCAGCCCATCATGCGGGCGACCAGGAGGCCCTCCGGCTCCTGGAGTCCGTGTGGCTCACGCCGCCTGGCAAGGCGGTCGCCTTCTGGCCCTCCGCGTCCCCCTGATCAGCGACGGGCCGCCAGCGCCGCCTCCAGGCGGGCCTTCTCCTCGATCATGAGGTTGCGCACATGCTCCAGCAGGGCTGGCACGCTGTTGCCGTGCTCCGCGGGGTTCACGGGGGGCAGCACCCTCACGCGGCACCGGGCGGTGGTCTGAAGCTTCAGGCCATGCTTGGGCAGGGTCCGCGCGGTTCCCGTGAGGACCACGGGAATGACAGGACACTGCAACTTCACCGCGAGTTGGAAAGCCCCATCCTTGAAGGCCTTGATGTTCCCGTCCGGAGAGCGCGTCCCCTCGGGGAACATGAGGATGGGCACCCCCCGGAGCAGCCACTTCTCGCACTCCACCATCATCCGCCCGACGCTCTCGCGGTCGCCCCGCACCAGCGGCACGTAGCGGTTGAGCGTCATGTTCCAGCCGATGAAGGGCAGGCGAAAATTGGCCGCCTTGGACACCCACTTGAAGGGCCGGTAGAGGCCAAAGAGGACCAGGATGTCGCCCAGCGACTCATGGTTGGCCACCAGCACCGCCGCGCCGCGCCAGGGCAGGTTCTCCCGGCCCTCCACCCGCGAGCTCCACAGTGGATTCACATAGATGTACAGCTGGGCCCAGAAGCACGAGTACAGGTGGAGAATCCGCCCGTTCCGATCGAACGGGAGCGT
Protein-coding sequences here:
- a CDS encoding glycosyltransferase family 4 protein; translation: MSGPGVAPVPPRSEGTVLHVHSGNLYGGVESFLRTLAREQRGAAGPVHAFALCFEGRLSRELREEGASVTLLGGARVSRPWTVWRARSALAERLGRERYVAGVCHSPWSQALFGPVVRASGLPLVFFQHDALAGKHWVERWARVTPPDLSISNSRFTAGTLRNLYPDRPWKVRYLPVAPPAPGSGEERAKARAELGAGEHETVIIQASRMEAWKGHRLLLEALGRLRHVPGWVLWVAGGAQRPYEARYLAELEAQATELGIRGRVRFLGQRSDVPRLLRAADIHCQPNLGPEPFGIAFIEALQARLPVVTTAMGGPLEIIDGSCGVLVAPRPEPLAEALRRLIEAPEERRRLGAAGPARARELCEPSVFFRGLAEDLRTFSSRGLS
- a CDS encoding glycosyltransferase, with amino-acid sequence MEAHVQTLAQAQAALGAQVEVLCINHSAEGEGFSHEFRGRSATREEWDGPVRVTRLGRWASVLRMDVLPALVPELVRALSRGVDILHVHTPNPTMVLALDALPWLPTVVVTHHSDVVRQRVAGTLFRPFELLLYTRARRVLATSEAYVGGSPLLRRFRRKVRALPLGVDLAPWLSPSAAALEAEARWRGQADAPLWVMVGRLVYYKGIFTALEALAKVPGRLLVVGVGPLEREGKVRARELGIEDRVTWAGYLSPEELAGAYRASTALWFPSNARSEAYGLSQVEAMASGRPVLNTAIPHSGVPWVSLHEQTGLTVPVGDAWALAKAAQRLLDEPGLAERLGRAARARAQAEFRHDVMAEHSLSLYAEALRSSSAAQRNRVSPRGNP
- a CDS encoding GumC family protein, producing MRFVRAFWRRKWIVLGVAVLITGGASMQALRQPKVYAASTSLIIDVTAPRILDGEVKEVMGEERSNYWFNKEYYTTQNEIITSRAVSLRVVDKLGLQHDANFLGLSHLKDEKERSQAMQGADAAGLLQSRIRVQPVRDSRVVTVSVEDLEPQRAALLANEVAQAYMAENQALKLRTTESATVWLEERRAELEQSSKASELALYDFKKESDVLSTSLEDRMSIVSDRINSYNLALTEVRTRIAGLQGRVESIRHLRKSSQAGDMTWAEAVPGADDTALQEFKRSFIEQRVACVELAERYLPEHPKMLECERKLAVVKEDFVRSLNNVVRKAEAELAEAEAKEKNLVRLLAVTKDEAFEVGKKEIEFDRLRREADNNRRLYELVLKRLKDIELSGLLRTSNVRVLDPARPQFMPIKPNVRRSVMMAMALGLLVGVGVVVLLEFLESSISSQVDVEQKLGLAFLGFVPRVEGKGENPGERDLYVHRQPKSSVAECCRAIRTNLLFMSPDKPFKTLVVTSSGQQEGKSTSCIFLGVAMAQSGNRVLLMDTDMRRPRLHKAFGVPNDVGISSLVVGEGSLDRAVKSTEVPNLFVLPCGPIPPNPAELLHTQAFADLLKTVSGKFDRILLDSPPLNAVSDSAVLATQVDGVVLVLRAGKTHQDAARRALRSLADVQAQIYGAILNDLESTDGRYKESYLYPGDYGQREEVKDRVASS
- a CDS encoding bifunctional glycosyltransferase/class I SAM-dependent methyltransferase: MTAPLSVILPYTPATAPAAARFAHALAGAHEVVLAGDGAVAVTPGPRLHVLSGWVGKGAAIRAALAKVTGAVTVLQDPDEAYSLAAYEALCRPIHEDTADGVFGRRSLPGLRPELLADRALGGFTRFVTDTSLEDPLTGARAFRTEALRSVTLTSDDDAVDAELVVKLAAQLYRLAEVPLPMSAAPRRPLASHLSRLRTLVRYATVRDDADNQHEGYTSLERMDGANNYNAWLGRRFREHLGQRVLEIGAGIGTITRELEAGRELLIALEVDRFYVDRLKNLFRGKPHVRPYLSDVALADWESLQAERLDTIVLSNVLEHIPDDAAAVRRFRQILPVGGKVVILVPALPQLFGSMDEAVGHYRRYTPQALREVLEAGGFTVDTLEWMNLVGIPGWFVNSRLLRRRAMPKFQLKLYDRLAPMLAQTERHVKLPVGMSLFAVARVTEEAG
- a CDS encoding lysophospholipid acyltransferase family protein, which gives rise to MPWHEPVPHRPRQRAAPAFSLPGKRACGTLRPTIRLLFSILFWSFFALSSLVFYLGALVLWALTLPFDRNGRILHLYSCFWAQLYIYVNPLWSSRVEGRENLPWRGAAVLVANHESLGDILVLFGLYRPFKWVSKAANFRLPFIGWNMTLNRYVPLVRGDRESVGRMMVECEKWLLRGVPILMFPEGTRSPDGNIKAFKDGAFQLAVKLQCPVIPVVLTGTARTLPKHGLKLQTTARCRVRVLPPVNPAEHGNSVPALLEHVRNLMIEEKARLEAALAARR